Proteins found in one Clostridium kluyveri DSM 555 genomic segment:
- a CDS encoding NRAMP family divalent metal transporter: MILDSVRDVIYFGGNNIMNGSNENRLEGFNIGKSKFYNTIDRKEKKYLSRSTLLWTVIGPGLLAAMGDNDAGGVISYCVTGMKFGISIFIPLCIFLIIIPYAVQEMSMRIGTISGSSLIKLIRKYYGRYWVKYHVVALIVENILMLSTEFIGMTAGLIVIGIPIWMGTAISLILVLSIIIFAGYKKKEKMALLIGSSNVIFIVIAFIVHPSAVTSSYNFMSLSLIHGNNDLVWYTAAIAGNSIAPWMVFFQNSAYMDKGGTGERHIFARRLDIRIGCIVQVIIAICILVSGAALSGHVQNIENAAPAELILGFTNYFGRGIGILFALGIFNAGLLASITISLSSSWCVADAFNWPHSLNNKIKEAHKFYAVYVGSAAVAALIILIPNLPLNYMALITQVIGGIIMIPIIIFIILLSNKKDIMGKYKNSLFINIRAYMIAAVLIGITILLLWSFL, from the coding sequence ATGATATTAGATTCAGTTAGAGATGTAATCTATTTTGGAGGTAACAATATAATGAATGGTTCAAATGAAAATAGATTAGAAGGATTTAATATAGGTAAATCAAAATTTTATAATACTATAGATAGAAAAGAAAAAAAATATTTAAGCCGCAGTACATTATTATGGACAGTTATAGGACCAGGACTTTTGGCTGCCATGGGAGACAATGATGCTGGAGGGGTAATATCTTACTGTGTAACAGGTATGAAATTTGGCATAAGTATATTTATACCTCTGTGCATTTTTCTTATTATAATACCTTATGCAGTTCAGGAAATGTCAATGAGAATTGGAACTATAAGTGGGAGCAGTCTTATAAAGCTTATCAGAAAATATTACGGAAGATATTGGGTAAAATATCATGTAGTTGCTTTGATTGTTGAAAATATTTTAATGCTTTCCACGGAATTTATAGGTATGACTGCAGGCTTAATTGTTATTGGAATACCTATTTGGATGGGAACGGCTATTAGCTTAATACTTGTGTTATCAATTATTATATTTGCAGGATATAAGAAGAAAGAAAAAATGGCACTTTTAATTGGTAGTTCCAATGTGATATTTATTGTGATTGCCTTTATTGTTCATCCAAGTGCAGTGACTAGTTCATATAATTTTATGTCTTTAAGTTTAATTCATGGAAATAATGATTTAGTGTGGTATACTGCAGCTATTGCAGGTAATTCAATAGCTCCATGGATGGTATTTTTTCAAAACAGTGCTTATATGGATAAAGGAGGTACAGGAGAACGTCATATTTTTGCAAGACGTCTGGATATTCGTATAGGGTGTATAGTTCAGGTAATAATCGCTATTTGCATACTTGTCTCTGGAGCGGCATTGTCTGGTCATGTACAGAATATAGAAAATGCAGCACCTGCTGAATTGATACTTGGTTTTACGAATTATTTTGGCAGAGGTATAGGTATATTATTTGCTCTTGGTATATTTAATGCAGGCCTTCTAGCATCAATTACTATATCACTATCCTCTTCCTGGTGTGTGGCAGATGCCTTCAATTGGCCCCATAGCTTAAATAATAAAATAAAAGAAGCCCATAAATTTTATGCCGTATATGTGGGAAGTGCAGCTGTGGCCGCACTAATTATTTTAATACCCAATCTCCCTTTAAATTATATGGCACTTATTACCCAGGTAATAGGCGGAATTATAATGATTCCTATTATAATTTTTATTATATTGCTTTCAAATAAAAAAGATATTATGGGTAAATATAAAAATAGCTTGTTTATAAATATAAGAGCTTATATGATTGCAGCAGTGCTGATAGGAATAACTATACTTCTTTTGTGGAGTTTTTTATAA
- a CDS encoding DUF1232 domain-containing protein, with protein sequence MYENKKKSELGSMIRTLLKENSLSMRKLSSISGIDTATISRIVNGKQSANMNHLRILSKYLNVPIKKLLIADGYDMTSLTDEDSIDSPSLIKNIHELLKLPDLLNYKCDLSKIEEELEKYKVYALTEEGKNIIYKDFNKKIETVNGDGFFIEELKEMYKKFCDESLPEEIHALLGSGLLYFILSVDIIPDYIFPIGYLDDIIAIKLVLHNMLEVKQKHEKDMYKIL encoded by the coding sequence GTGTATGAAAACAAAAAAAAATCTGAATTAGGCTCCATGATTAGAACTTTATTAAAAGAAAATTCACTTTCCATGCGTAAATTAAGTTCTATAAGTGGAATAGATACTGCCACCATTTCAAGAATCGTAAATGGCAAACAAAGTGCAAACATGAATCATCTTAGGATTCTTTCTAAATATTTAAATGTGCCTATAAAAAAATTATTAATAGCTGACGGATATGACATGACATCCCTAACTGATGAAGATTCCATTGATTCACCTTCCCTTATAAAAAACATCCATGAGCTCTTAAAATTACCTGATTTATTAAATTACAAATGTGATTTGTCAAAAATAGAAGAAGAACTGGAAAAATATAAAGTATATGCTCTTACAGAAGAAGGGAAAAACATCATATATAAAGATTTTAACAAAAAAATAGAAACTGTAAATGGAGATGGTTTTTTTATAGAGGAGTTAAAGGAAATGTACAAAAAATTCTGTGATGAAAGTCTTCCAGAAGAAATTCATGCCCTACTTGGAAGTGGGTTGCTTTATTTTATACTTTCTGTAGATATTATACCTGATTATATATTTCCAATAGGCTATTTAGATGATATTATAGCTATAAAATTAGTACTCCATAATATGCTAGAGGTAAAACAAAAACATGAAAAAGATATGTATAAAATACTTTAA
- a CDS encoding RNA polymerase sigma factor — translation MIDDEMNIKIDDINSIEKMCAATWEPLYRFIYFKVQNREEAEDITQETYFKAISHIRKNNVKVDKFIGFLKIVSLNILRDKWRKNKRRGSIVNFDNINPESASVEDCTEDMAQREIIQNALKSLNGEQRTVIELRILKGFSVEDTARQMNKKEGNIRVLQYRAIQNLTKILKDEH, via the coding sequence ATGATAGATGATGAAATGAATATTAAGATAGATGACATAAACTCTATTGAGAAGATGTGTGCTGCTACCTGGGAACCACTGTATCGTTTTATATACTTCAAAGTACAAAATCGTGAAGAAGCTGAAGATATTACTCAGGAAACTTATTTCAAGGCTATTTCACATATACGAAAAAATAATGTGAAAGTGGATAAATTTATAGGTTTTTTAAAAATTGTTTCATTAAATATCCTGAGAGATAAATGGCGTAAAAACAAACGTCGAGGCAGCATAGTTAACTTTGATAATATAAATCCGGAGTCAGCATCAGTGGAAGATTGTACAGAGGATATGGCACAACGTGAAATTATACAAAATGCATTAAAGTCTTTAAATGGGGAACAGCGCACTGTTATTGAACTGAGAATATTAAAAGGATTCTCTGTAGAGGATACTGCCAGGCAGATGAATAAAAAAGAGGGCAATATCCGGGTTTTACAATATAGGGCAATACAAAATCTTACAAAAATTCTCAAGGATGAGCATTAA
- a CDS encoding purine-nucleoside phosphorylase — protein sequence MDLNMKVKETVEYINSNIKATPKIGIILGSGLGDMAEEIEKPRICKYNEIPHFPVSTVEGHKNRFVIGNLGGKYVIAMQGRFHYYEGYSMEEVTFPIRVMKKLGVEMFIVTNAAGGVNKNYKSGELMLINDHINLSGQNPLIGQNLEDFGTRFPDMSEAYDKELIKVAKNAALQLNIQLQQGVYVYMSGPSYETPAEINMLRVLGGDAVGMSTVPEVITANHSGMKVMGISCITNMAAGILRQPLSHEEVIKTSSMVSENFKLLLRKILREL from the coding sequence ATGGATTTGAATATGAAGGTAAAAGAAACAGTGGAATATATAAACTCTAATATAAAAGCCACCCCTAAGATAGGAATTATACTGGGATCAGGACTAGGAGATATGGCAGAAGAGATTGAGAAACCTAGAATTTGTAAGTATAATGAAATACCACATTTTCCTGTTTCTACAGTGGAAGGACATAAGAATAGATTTGTTATAGGAAATCTTGGAGGCAAATATGTAATTGCAATGCAGGGAAGGTTTCATTATTATGAGGGGTATTCAATGGAAGAGGTAACTTTTCCAATCAGGGTAATGAAAAAATTGGGAGTAGAAATGTTCATAGTTACTAATGCTGCAGGAGGAGTAAATAAAAATTATAAAAGCGGAGAGCTTATGCTTATAAACGATCATATAAATTTATCTGGACAGAATCCACTTATAGGACAAAACTTAGAGGACTTTGGAACTAGATTTCCAGATATGTCTGAGGCCTATGATAAAGAACTTATAAAAGTAGCCAAAAATGCAGCTCTTCAATTAAATATACAGCTGCAGCAGGGAGTATATGTATACATGAGTGGACCAAGTTATGAAACACCTGCTGAAATAAATATGTTAAGAGTACTAGGAGGAGACGCAGTAGGCATGTCTACAGTTCCAGAAGTCATTACAGCAAATCACAGTGGTATGAAAGTTATGGGAATATCCTGTATAACTAATATGGCAGCAGGAATACTCAGGCAGCCTTTAAGTCACGAGGAGGTCATAAAAACTTCATCTATGGTATCTGAAAATTTTAAATTACTTTTAAGAAAAATATTGAGAGAACTATAG
- the metA gene encoding homoserine O-acetyltransferase MetA gives MPIKIKDDLPAAEILNSENIFIMPENVAFHQDIRPLKIAILNLMPIKITTEVQLLRLIGNTALQIEIELLHLKTHVCKNTSEEYLTNFYRTFDEIKNEKFDGLIITGAPIEQLEFSRVNYWEELKDIMEWSKCHVYSTLHICWGAQAGLYYHYGIPKYILKEKLFGVFKHEVTEEKEKLVRGFDDEFYVPHSRYTEVKREDVEKVKELTILAQSKKAGVYLILDNKGRRIFVTGHSEYDPLTLKDEYMRDISKGEDIKMPENYFPDDNPDRKPVVKWRSHADLLFSNWLNYYVYQETPYDLSEMPPSFL, from the coding sequence ATGCCAATAAAGATAAAAGATGACCTGCCTGCTGCTGAAATTTTAAATAGTGAAAATATATTTATTATGCCTGAAAATGTAGCTTTTCATCAAGATATAAGACCACTTAAAATTGCTATTTTAAATCTTATGCCAATTAAAATTACTACAGAGGTTCAATTGTTGAGGCTTATAGGTAATACTGCACTGCAAATTGAGATTGAATTACTTCATTTAAAGACTCATGTTTGTAAGAATACTTCAGAAGAGTATTTAACCAATTTTTACAGAACTTTTGATGAGATAAAAAATGAAAAATTTGACGGATTAATTATTACGGGAGCTCCAATAGAACAGTTAGAATTTTCTAGGGTTAATTACTGGGAAGAATTGAAGGATATAATGGAATGGAGCAAATGTCATGTATACTCTACATTGCATATATGTTGGGGGGCACAAGCTGGATTATACTATCATTATGGTATACCAAAGTACATATTAAAAGAAAAGTTATTTGGGGTATTTAAACATGAAGTTACAGAAGAAAAAGAAAAATTAGTACGAGGATTTGATGATGAATTTTATGTGCCTCATTCCAGGTACACAGAAGTGAAAAGAGAGGATGTTGAAAAAGTTAAGGAATTAACTATACTGGCACAATCTAAAAAAGCAGGAGTTTATCTGATTTTGGACAACAAAGGAAGAAGAATTTTTGTAACAGGTCATTCAGAATATGATCCTCTTACATTAAAAGATGAATATATGAGGGATATTTCAAAAGGCGAAGATATAAAAATGCCTGAAAACTATTTTCCAGATGATAATCCAGATAGAAAGCCTGTAGTAAAATGGAGAAGTCATGCGGATTTGTTGTTTTCAAATTGGCTTAATTATTATGTTTATCAGGAAACACCTTATGATTTAAGTGAAATGCCGCCTTCTTTTTTATAA
- a CDS encoding Na+/H+ antiporter NhaC family protein has product MKNDNISIWHRTFILTFTLIPIIMCIVFNVLLFYGLFISVVFSLCMFKVCGFTFKELLIMIINSFIECRELFILIVLIGITIPIWFSSGIIPAMMFYGFDYIIGKNLIFVAFIFTSLVSISIGSAVACISTIGIALLGLGKVFQVPDYILLGAIVSGAFLADKLSPISGLVNLMISTIRISYKKALIYMLRTTLPACIIVSIVYFYMGRNYTIEEYALGNFQKSIGENYFMSPLLLLVPVLIFLLCFLGVKMVNSLFTGVTIGIIISIFCQKVSLVKIFSYILFGYKGNTTSLELNKILVGGGIQSIISIFFIIIMAVALSSIFSGTGIINPIINKMISKVRCREEIIVKTGIISAILTIICDQSMAIILPGELLRDKYKKLKIENYILARTISDTGVVMAPLIPWNGNSLFILALTGISSIKYGPYALLCYVLPIITLCLSFFTKNIPRRELANCKKLRV; this is encoded by the coding sequence GTGAAAAATGATAATATTTCTATTTGGCATAGAACATTTATTTTAACTTTTACACTTATACCTATTATAATGTGTATAGTTTTTAACGTGCTTTTATTTTACGGACTGTTCATAAGCGTAGTTTTTTCTTTATGTATGTTCAAAGTATGTGGTTTTACTTTTAAGGAACTTTTAATAATGATTATAAATAGTTTTATAGAATGCAGAGAACTTTTTATATTAATAGTACTCATAGGAATAACTATTCCAATATGGTTTTCCTCGGGGATAATACCTGCTATGATGTTTTATGGATTTGATTATATAATAGGCAAAAATTTGATATTTGTAGCATTTATATTTACATCTTTAGTTTCAATTTCTATTGGTTCTGCAGTTGCATGTATAAGTACTATAGGAATTGCATTACTTGGCCTTGGAAAGGTGTTTCAAGTTCCGGACTATATTCTTCTTGGAGCCATTGTTTCAGGTGCATTTTTAGCAGATAAACTTTCACCGATTTCAGGACTTGTAAATCTTATGATTTCTACTATTAGGATATCCTATAAGAAAGCACTTATATATATGTTAAGAACCACTTTACCTGCTTGTATAATTGTATCTATAGTTTATTTCTATATGGGCAGAAATTACACTATAGAAGAATATGCATTAGGTAATTTCCAAAAATCTATTGGGGAAAATTATTTTATGTCTCCTCTGCTTTTATTGGTACCGGTTTTAATATTTTTGTTATGCTTTTTAGGAGTAAAAATGGTTAATTCTCTATTTACAGGAGTAACTATAGGAATAATAATAAGTATCTTTTGTCAAAAGGTATCTTTAGTAAAAATTTTTAGTTATATACTATTTGGATATAAAGGCAATACCACTTCTTTAGAATTGAATAAAATATTAGTGGGGGGAGGAATTCAGTCAATAATCAGTATATTTTTTATAATAATAATGGCTGTTGCTTTAAGCAGTATATTTAGCGGTACTGGAATTATAAATCCCATAATAAATAAAATGATTTCTAAGGTAAGATGTAGAGAAGAAATTATTGTAAAAACAGGGATTATAAGCGCTATATTAACTATAATTTGTGATCAGAGTATGGCAATAATATTACCGGGAGAACTTTTAAGGGATAAATATAAAAAATTAAAAATTGAAAATTATATTTTAGCCAGGACCATATCCGATACAGGAGTTGTGATGGCACCCTTAATACCCTGGAATGGGAATTCGTTGTTTATTCTAGCACTTACGGGAATATCATCAATTAAATATGGACCCTATGCCCTATTATGTTATGTTTTACCTATAATTACTTTATGTCTGAGTTTTTTTACAAAAAATATTCCAAGAAGAGAATTGGCGAATTGTAAAAAACTTAGAGTTTAA